The window CCTGACTTCAACAGCTTCTTCCAGCTGCTCTTTAGGGGATCCACACCAGCTTCCAGGCCAGCAGGAAATCCTGGGTCTGCCTTAGTAGACTATAAAGGGACATGCAATAGAGGCCTAAACCCCCTCAGCTAGATTCTCCTGGGTTTCTGAGCCTCTCTGTGAATCCAGGACACTTTCCAAAGCATTTTTTCAGACCTTACCCAAACCATAGATGAGATAAAGATGTGGAGCATGTGGTAAACTGAAAGCTCTAACTGCTACTGCatgacagacagagctgcatcCAACCAACTGATCTCACAAAAGAAGTCCTTCTCCACCTGGATTAGACCCCACCCCCTTTAGATGCAAGAGGCATTCTTCATACCTGTTtttcagagaggacagagccaGAACCTCAAATTTGGTTGTgctaatccatccatccattatctattaacccgcttcatcccgctgtgcagggtcacagggggctggagcctatcccagctaactatgggtgagaggtggggcacagcctggacaggtcaccagtcctcTCCAGAGCAACATAGAGACAGACAATCATTCACTCAATCATTCAagcacacctatgggcaatttaaAGTGACCACCTTTTAAAGACCACGTCTTTAAAATGTGgcaggaagccggagcacccggagaaaacccaagcaaactccacacagaaaggcctcaGTCAGAATTGAACCAGGAAGCTTATTGCTGTGAGGCGACCACTGCAACACGTGCCGCCCCTACTACCACAAGATTTGGTTGTTGGCGGATGTAAACCTCTCCAGGCACCTTATAGACCACAGAGGTGGCTCAATTCCTACACACTCTGAAACAATGCATAACAGGGGCTCTACAAAGCCAGCAGTTTGAGTCTCACCACGTCCAGTTCGGGGACcgcctccatcacctccacaaACTTCTCaatctttgttttgtctgtaaACACGAAGTCATCATCCACCCAGAGGAAGTACTTTGTAGTGACCTGGGAGACAGCTAGATTCCTGCCAGCAAACCAGCCCTGAGGGAGGAAACAGTGACGGTAAACGTTGaagtaataaaatataatgagtataataaaataattattaacATATAACATATTTTTTCATTATGGCCATCAGTATGTTTGTACGAATCACAGGTGTGTGTATATAGTATACCTGCGCTGGTGGCATGATGTATTGTTGGATGTTTTCTCCAGTCAGGTGCTCTGGTTTAAGGCTGTCATCGGCAACAATGACTTTAACGTCGCTATAAAACTGCCTGATGCTGCTCAACAACACCTTCAGCTCTGCGTAGCGAAGAAAAGTCTTCGTGGTGATCGTGACTTGAGAGGCGATATCTGACAGAAACAAGAAATAGTCATAATGACATAAAAGTCATAATGTAGTATCTATAGTTTAATTTGagcctgctgtgtttacatattTCTGTTTATTCCATAACGTAGATGAAGATTTTAAGCAAAACACATAGGAAACAGGTAgtgatgtcccgatccgatcacctGATCGGAAATCTGGCCCGACGTGATTTTTACGTGATTTTAGATTTTCGATCGGAATCAGATGttacctcctgatcaggactcggatatatatttattagggctgtcaaagttaacgccttctgtgcagggtggctatgtgtcttgtagtgtaggggtaggACAGCTGCCtttggtgtgagaggtcctgggttcgagaccttgatgagctgctgcatgtgtgaaatgtcCTAGCTTGGGAGGGCTGAAGCATTTAAAGTTGGTGCAGTTTGGCGATGCAGCGCACATGTGGAAATCCACAGTCGACACACTTTGGACTTGGATTTGGACTCGGTCTCAAGggctgatcgggacatccctagaaaTATGGCAACATGACACACAGAACAGAGCTCCTACCTGTTCCCATGTCGTACAGCACAGGCACGTGAGGCTGTTTGATCGCTATTGGAAACACAGCTTTGTGGTTTTCAAACTGAAAGGAGGCTAAGCACAGAGAAACAGTGGTGTCAGGCCTTaatcaatgcacacacacactcataataaaaaaacaacaggaaattcATTTGCAGCTTTAACCCATCATAAACATTTATAGTACTTTCTATTagactgtaaatgtttttttatgacaaCTCTATCATAAAAAATGTCCCAATTAAATGAATATACTGAAACATAGAGTCATCAGAGGTCGAAGATGTGTAATAAGCTAAAAAGATGACAAAAGACAAGGTTACATGATTATCAGATAATAAAACTGGATGTTTTATGTGTAGATAAAGTCTCACAGTGAGGTTCCTGCTTTAATTATCAGACACATACCGAGGTCTCCGGTGTTTACGTGGTAGGCGGTGCTGGTGTAGGACACTTTGGCCAGCAGGTTGTTGAGGACGGCCAAACTGCTGGACTCAATAATCAGTTCTGCCTCACCAGCGCCTGGCGTTTACAAATTCACAGACTTTCACCACAGTACAACAATATATCCACTTCCACAGTGCCAAATGGAACTGAACCACTATAGAGCAGTAGGGTTTTTTTAAGAGAAGATTCATTCGACAACCACAACATGATGTTTTTCACCTTTGACTGCCGCCCCCCCTGCTGTAATCTCTGTGGTCAGGGTTCCTTTGGAGACATTCAAAACCACCTAGGATAAAATAAGAAGCAGAAGAACTTTGTTAATTCATTCCCCTGCTGGAGAATTCATTGTAGCTTGTTGCTCAAGAAGCCAGAAGGTTACAGATGatcagaaagagagaaaggaggacaTCACCCGGTTTCAGTCTGACCAGAAACAGCTGAGAGCGTCTAACAGTTTTTATATGTGGGCCGCGGAGATTCCTTCTCAGTAATGTGGTGTTATTGGACAACCGGTTATCAAGGTGTGTGGGTTTAGGGGCCGCATCCTTTAAGGAACGTGGGCTACCCAGGTACGaccttctgctgcttctgtcaccATAGCAACCCGCAGTTTACTCTTTAGCCATTATAGCCCTGTTTACTTGAAACTTGAAGCCACTGTGAATCATCACAATAAATCTTTTATTTGTGTCCTATATTCAAACTCTGTAATGGGACACCTGTCGGAAAAGTGCAGTCACTGCAACAAGTGCAGCAAAGAAAGGCAACAAACCAGTTCCACCGATTCAAAGCTTCGTCACAGCACAGAGAGCTGCACCAAAACATTCACAACAGATCCCCAAACTGAACCACCTGATCAATGAAGGGCCACAAATCAGAAGACTTTCCAGAATCCCAAGGGAATAAAATAGTTTAACGAGTTAGGAAAATGAGACTGAatcaaatgtttctgtttcctaaGGTTTCATGATAAGAAGCAGCGCTCCTGCCTCCAGCAGACCTTCTTTACCATTCTATACTCAGACGGTCAGGGTGCTGGGATCTGCTAAAACCAACCTTGTAGGTGCTTCTTCTTCCAGCATGCAGCCCTAAACCTGAAATCAAAATGATCTTTATGCAAAGTCACACAAATGTCTCAGGTTGCCATGACAATGTGCAAAACACCAAGAGGATGACTGTGGGCGGGAAAGTGGATACTTGGACCCGACCTCAAACTCAGATGTGCTACATGTGTGATGTGTATGAATATAATACCTGGTATGAGAGCAGAGCTCAGGGGGCGCACTGTGTAACCTTGAATAGGATACTGCAGAGGAGAGTTCGGCAAAGCAAACAGCAGTCTGGAGAGCACAGATGATGACCTGTTGAAGAGTTGTGCAAACAGAGCACCATCAGAGGACTGTGTAAGTAACAGAGATGACAAATATGAGTGACAGCAGCAAACAGAGCTGTCATTTTACAAATACATTGTCCAGATGTTACCAAACACGGAGGAagtttttaatttaatctgaTTTAGGGTGGATTTTTGGGGCTgcagacaaataaaaacagcaaaataaaatcCTGATGTTGATAACAGTGATGCTGTTACATAATATTccattttaaaacacactgaaactcaAGGAGTCAtattaaatgttttgatttaaGATACCACAGAGTGTTTGACCCAGCAATCAATGCcagctaataaaaaaaaagattatcaTGGCTAAAATACTGGCATATTTAAGTACATCTATATTTTGCTTTACTCCTACTCAATCGTTCTGTTATCCTGAAGCTGAAAAGCATGTTTTTGTTCCTCAATCCTTTCACTACCTGTTTTTGTAGTGCTGGAACTCCTTGGCTCGGCGCTCCACTACCTCCTCATACTGCTCCTTGGGGACCTGATCTTTGAGCAGCACCGAGCCAGCAGGACAGGTACATGGACCGGGTGAGGAAAGGTGAGTGGGGAGGGAAGACCTggtgggacaaaaaaaaaaaaaaaagacatcttcATAGATGACCAACCATGTAGGTGGCTCTGTACTGCTCAGCTTCAGCTACCTCTGTGGTTTCACGGCTTTTACCTCAGGCTGGTTGAAGTGGGATTCTCTATCCACAGTTCTTTGGGAAAGGAAAATATCACAAAATAGATTCCAAGGAGGAAGATGACAGATGCAGCAGCAAGTATCTGGAGATGTGATCTTTTAAGTGAAGACATCTGTAGAGACAAACTCATTTAGGTTTTAATTTGTAAATTCTACAGGTTTCTACAGCAGACTCCTTCAGCTTTGCTGTCCGAAGTAATCCCTACTGTTCAGTAACACTCACCTCTGAATGGGTGATAAGCAACATTCACTGTTACAACATCACactatttatagttttattatattttagtATTTGAACTTTGTATTGGGACAGCTGTGTGACACAATTAGTCTTTAAATGTGTCCTTAAAGCGCAGTCACTGCATTTACTTACAAACTTACTTATCtgtaaatactgtgtgtgtgatgcagaggctacatttaaaaaaaaaaaaaaaaaccgttTCAGGTTCCCACTTCAGGTCAAACGTGTTCCTACGTGGAAAACactcaccagaaaaacattCAACAGAGGAAGGACTGTAAACAGTTCAGCCTGCCACATGTGCCGTagttattaaatatttatattctcaTATCTGTCAACTAGACCACGTATCACAAGAGCAACAAGCCGCACAACCCACACCCAAGAATCAATGAAgaatgttgctatgacaacaatgataaaatgtacattttgttcgtatttaaaacaaaagtataaatgaaaacacatgagctaataatataatatatattataaaataccTTGAAAAtcagaggggggaaaaacaatGTGAATAATTGAAAGATTATAGAAAGATCGCTCTTCTTACCTTTTTCACAGCTCCTGTCGGCAGGTGAAGTGACCTGCTGTATTCCAATACATgaaataccacacacacacacacacacacacacaccctctttcAGCAAATCATGATGCCAGGAAATTGTCAGCCATTGGTGACAGAAACCTGACACTGGGCAGAACTCAAAGAAGAATAAGAGCAACACTCCCACTGCTTGCATGACAAACAAGCGGCCACCACTCGGCATGAAAAACCTTTGGTTTGGTACGATTTTTGTCTCATAACATAAACAATGattttgttggttttttttttggagcttGTGTTAAATTATTATACAAGAACACGTGACATGCAAACTGACATGCAAATAAGCTattatttgcacattttataACATCCTTCCACCAACCAAACACATTGAAGCAAAGTGTAGTGAAAAGCTTGAATAATAtgctgttaaaaatgtaatgtggCTTTGATAAGAAGAAGCTGTGAAAAAGTCTGAGGGCAGGACTAAAGTTGTGTCTCCCATACAATGCTAACTGCTACTGCTAACATCTACTGTGAAGATGAAGATAATGTGAGTGATTTAATACTGTGTTAATCATGACTTACTTaacttttgtctttgtttgttgtttttgttgactGTTGGGCCAcacttaaaggtcgggtaggagatttcattctgatgcactttatgttaaatcagtgtaacttctctttacaatccgatagcaaccgattagttcggcagtttctcattaaagcgaagaatatgaatcatctgtggaagctataaaacactaaaaacatcagccaatcctccgggtggaccctgtaggagtattggctggttgtcactctcttcctgctctgaacaccagagaggtacgtgcatgatggccgaagtcacagaccgcagctcgtcttcaggtgatgcgcgtccatgtggttgggaggcgtggcttcggggtgagctcagagagaaaggggcgtgcgTTTACTTTCCatatctggctgactctcactgagttttcaaaatctcctatcCTACCTTTAAATTAGTATAACATCATAACAACATCATATGGTGGTCCACCTACTGTGATGTTTGAAACTAGCGATTGAGTTGAATGTCCTATATCTCATGTCACATGTCGGATtgattgctttttatttttgctaacAGGCcgcactcatacacacacacgtccatgTTAGGCGCAGGGCGATAACATGATAACTACAGCTATCGATATTTCAAGGATAAAAATATAAGATGTGGTCGATAGAGTTCATCCATTCATGTTTTGAGAGACAGCAAGAGCCAGTGATGTTAGCATAGCACCGCGCTGAAGCAACTGCAATAAAGTTACAGTCATGATGACGCGCACAGCATACATGCTAATGTTTGGGTTACTGCTACTGAGAGTGTTTAGCTTCCGACAAAGTAGCGCTCATGTTAAAAGCATGTTGCGTCAAAGACGGGTCTTACCAGCGTCAGCAGAGGCCCACAGGTGCTGTGGAGAGTAAACAGTGTCATTGGATTATGACATGGTCATGTGCCATCCCATTTAATGAAGTTGTAGTGGTTGTGCCATGTGTGTAATTGTGCacagccctctctctctttcacgcacacacacacacagacacacacacacacacacacacacacacacacacgtcagaaaaataaacaactgGGGTATAAAACTTGCATCATAAAAACATGTGTTATGTTACATCAGCTGTGTTCATATTGACTTATGGGCCAACTCATATGACAAATGACATATATACTATTTGGTTATTACCATCGTCACAgagggtggagtgtgtgtgtgtaaggtagGCCcaagaacaaacaggacagcacCTCAGTGTGCTTTGCTGTGTTATTTGGCCTCCAGCCTGTGTCGCTTTTCTCACTCTACCTGGTCCAAAGTCAACTGACTGTGTGCCAGTTAAACTTTCCCAAGACTCTGAACAGAAAATCAAACTGTTAAACAGGTTTATTGGATAGCAGGATAGTGCGAAACTAAAACAAATACCAATAATTACCACTATGAGTTTTAACACTAACGTTTGTCAATATGCATTttatgaaattattattattatattatttacacCGTTGTATGTCTAACAAACTTAAACCCAGCATAATAATAGAATAATACATCATATTATACATATAAACAACTTGAACAAATGTGAAAACAGgcacaaaacaataacataagATTCCATCTAAAGATCAATAACATAAAGTAAAAAACGCATACTCATGCTGCATTAGGCGTGCGACATTAACATATAACATATTAACAATAATATTTACTCTGTAACCAAAGGCAGCGGCTCCAACTAAAGATGAGTGCACTGTACAACCGCTCCCTGTCTCCATAGTAACAGGACGCATAGCAAGATGTTCTGGCTGGGATTCTTATGAAAATGAAATTTGGCTAAATGTGTAACTGTCAAGACATTTAATACACCTATGGTGTACGGTGGTCTTAGATTTCTGCATCAGATGCTTGACTGATCACTGCATTACCTCTTGATGTCAAAGACACAAAAGAGTCATCACAAAAAAGGCCAAAACCTGGGTAAACCGGTTCTGTGAATGTGCAGTGGAAGGTATGAAGGTGAGTCTGTGTGCCAGAGGAGATGCTGTAAAAGGACACAGACCCAGCATGCCAGTCCAAAAACACTCCCACTCTGTCAGGGTCTCCCTGTGGATTACTAAGGTATGTGTCTTTGCAATTATGTTCAACTCTGGGACAGTTAGACCAGCGCAGACTCCAGGACTTGTCATTACGTCCAAAAGTACAGTCATTATTATCTCCTCTCCTGCTGATTCCTTTGTACGTGACTGATATGTCAGTGTGCTTAGCCTgaacctcccagtaacagcggcCCATCAGTCCAGTcgtacacagcagctgtgtgacttTATCAAATCTCTCTGGATGGTAAGGATAAGGTTCCTTCTCCACACGTGTCACCTTTCTGTTGCCATCAGACAGACTGAGCTCTCTGTGAGCTGTGTTTGGGTCCAGTGTGAGTTCACAGGCATCTGAGGGAGACAataacacataataaacctGGAACACGTGTAAAATGTGAATGAAAGCAGCAGGTAACAAACTGCTACTTATTTAATGATTCCCTATGTAAGCACATCTCCTGTGGTCACTGAACAATACAGCTTATCATTTGCACATTCCTTTATGGTTAATCAATGGCATATTGAAATGCTGTAACATCAGTGAGGATGTGCAGCCAATGATATACATCCTCAGTTAGTTTGTAGCTACACCAAACTGTGGCACCAGAACACTACTGTAGATATCCAAAATAAAGGGAAGGGAAGTTTTATTCCAAGATTCAAAAAGTCCACGGTTCATTTTTCATGGCCTTGTGCTGCCATAGAATTTGCATAAAGTGTGTTTAGGAGTCCATTTGGATGTCTGTGTATTCCTAATTCCTATattcaaatgttcaaatgtcCACTAgggcagtggtccccaaccaccgggccggggaccggtaccggtccgtgggtcatttggtaccgggccgcacagaacgactgagtaaaaaaatatattaatcattatctgagtctgaaagctgtttcatttataaatcgatcagattcatccgcttgtgcctttaagcacctgcagacgcttgtctcggtcacgggatacggccccaaaattaagcctaaaagctagcaaaaatgaataaaaaacaaacgtctttggagagcttcttcggaaaggggaaaaggcctaacgaggagacagaagaagaggagcctaccccttcaaagaaaaagaaacccgcatttaaaagactatatcaggagtcctatttaaaatacagatttattgcaacaggtgattctcacacaagtccgctctgagtgatatgtggcgaagccttcaaaactgctttggcacttaagaccaagcaccctgcattaaaagacaagccatggagttttttgaaagaagaaaatgtgaacaagaaggacagaagcaataaatgacaaaattacagagtggactggacataagaaacacgcttcgggtgtcattgtctcccattatccccagatgggaccgcctcattgctgagaaagctcaaaggctcccattaattaagcataagagtaagttgtcattgtatgcactgtgtttttattttatatatttttttctgtgccggtccgtaaaaatattgttttacatgataccggtccgtggtgcaaaaaaggttggggaccgctgcactAGGGCATTGTGACCTACACAGagaaaggcaaaggcaaaaccCCTGAGACTTACACTTCCACAGACCAGGCCGCAGCCTCTGCACTCCACCATGGTCCACTCTGAAACAATAAACACAGTCAGAAAAGCATCACACATCATGCAAACTTGCAGCTTGCCATAACTCGTACTTTAGCGTGTCCAATCTCCACTGTGGGTCCTCCAATCCAGCAGAGAATAGAAGCACTCCAGAGTCTCCTGGATGGTTGTAGCTGAGGTCGAGCTCTTTCAGATAAGAGGGGTTAGAGCTCAGAGCAGAGGCGAGGGAGGAACAGCCCTCCTCTGTCACCTGACAGCCTGACAGTCTGTAAGGATGAATGAAACCCGACAAGCCCAGCAGTCGTAAATCACACACTAGATATGCGATGTGAAACTATGAGGTAACTTTAAAATGGGATCTGTTCtcacctgagagtctccaggaTACATCGAGGACTCTTGAGTCCAACAGagagcagcttcactcctgaatcctgcagatcATTGCtactcaggtccagctctttCAAACTAGAGGTTTTGGAGCtgagagctgaggccagagcttcacagcttctttCTGACACCATGCAGTTACTCAACCTGCAACATGACAGTTTTTACTCATTCATACCATTTTCTTCCATTTCTGAATTAAAATTCCAAATATATCACTGACCTGAGAATTTCCAGGTTACAGCGCGGACTCTCCAGTGCAACAGTGAGAAGCTTCACCCCAGAATCCTGAAGGTCGTTGTTACATAACTCTAGCTGTCTCAGGCTGGAGGTCGATGTCTGAGAGGTGAGAACTGAGGCCAGAACTCCACAGCTTTTTTCTGATAGGTTACAAAACCTCAGCCTGaagacaaataataataataataataataaacttttAAACATTTTCTCTGAGTTGTTTTAAGAAACCAGCTTGAAAGATTGTCAATACTTTAGTATAACTATAATAAGAGATTCTTCCTGTCTTTCAAACTTCTTAGCTTTACATATTTTGTATACTTCTGCTTTGCATTACATCAATTACTGTTGGCTAAAATCTACTCTGTTTAACATATGATTGTATCATGAGGCTTGTATTAAAGAGGAGATATACGAGATACAGACACATAAATTGAATCTAACCAAAACAGTACAGAGACCAGCTGACCTCAGTGCTTCCAGTTTACCATGTGGACTTTCCAGTCCACCACGTAACACCagcactcctgaatcctgcagattGTTCATACTCAGGTCCAAGTGTCTCACACAGGAGGACTGAGAGCTAAGGAAAAAGGCCACAGAATCACAGACCTCCCACGTCAACCCACAGCGAACCAATCTAAAAAGGAGTGAGCGAAAAAGATAAATATTATATCTCAAAGTGTCTGGATAAGCATGATAAAATCTCAATCTCGCAATTTGAAAGGTGCATGTCATAAAGTCTGCTAACCTGAGAGTTTCAAGTTTACAGTGCGGACGCTCCAGTCCCATAGAGAGGAAGTATACTCCTGAGTCACACAGGTTGTTATTCGAAAGGTCCAGCTCTCTAAGACTGGAGAACTGGTAGCTTAGGACATGTGACAAATATCTACCAGACACGTCTGTCAGTCCACAGTTACTCAGCCTAAAGAAGGATGGATcagaacattaaataaaaaaaacttggtGTGTAGTCAGGATTCATCAGTGGAACTGTTTATAGCCTTGTTAATGACAGCTGGAACACAGAGTTATCTCAGAGGATGTTTCTTAACCAAACAAATCATATTATTGTGATAGAATAGCAGTAGTAAATCCCAGTGTGCAGAGTTTGAGACAGAAGTCCAAGTGAGAATCATAATAATTTGGGAAATCATGTCTATGACAAATGATGTAAATATATGGTCAATTGTTAAAAACAGACCTGAGAGTTTCTAGTCTACACTGTGGATCCTGTAAGCCCACTGCAAGGTCATAAACCCCATCATATTGGTTGTAACTCAGATCCAGCGCTCTCAGGTTGGAGGATGGGGAACTGAGAACCAAGGCCAGAGCTCTGCAGCCTCTAGAGCTCACCTGACAGTGATCCAGACTAAAAATGTGAAGAGAAAGAATGATGTAAAACTAtcatatttacagtatttaaCTTGTGCAGCTTTTGTGTTGTATACACACAGAGATAGCCTTGATGCTTGAACTAGTGGCAGCAAATTCAGAAGACTTTCCTCTGAAGCAGAaaatttcttcaggtcaaacatgTTCAACTCGGTCTCAGATGACAgtatgatgaagaccagagttGACCACTGAGCAGAAGACAGTTTCTCTGAGGACAGACGGCCTGTCCTCAGGGACTGTTGTATCTCCTCCAGTAAAGAATGATCCTTCAGTTCATTAAGACAGCAGAACAGGCTGATGCATCTCTCTGGAGAAGGTTTCTCCCTGATCCTCTTcctgatgtactggactgtgtCCTGATTGCTCTCTAAGCTACTTCCTAATTGTCTTGTCAGGTTTTGAAGAAGTGCTTGATGGGTGTGCAGTGAGAGACCaacaagaaaacagaggaacagGTCTAGGTGACCATTTGGATTCTGTAAGGCATGGTCTACTGCACTCTGGAAGAGACCTTTTACTGCAGATTGGTCTTTGTCGACTGACGACGGTTGGGATTGTTCCTGTGATAAGGGGTTGACTCCAGATTTGATGAATGACACAATGACATGAAAAGCTGCCAGGAATTCCTGAACACTCAAATGGATGAAGGAGAAAAGTTTGTCCTGGTTGAAGGCAGCATTTTCTTTAATGATCCGTGGGAACTCAGAGGCAGCTCCGACATCAATGCCACATTCTTTGAGATCTGCTTCATAAAAGATTAGGCTTCCTTTCTGCAGTTGCTCAAAAGCCAGTTTCCCCAGAGACAGAATTGTCTTGCTGGTGCCTTTGATGCAGGTCGGGTCTGTCTCAGCCTTTCCATAATATTTGACATTTGCTAGTTTTATCTGAACCAACAgaaagtggatgtacatctccgTCAGGGTCTTGGGCTGCTCTCGTCTCTCATTGGTTttgaacatgtcctccagaactgtagcagtgatccagcataAGACTGGGATGCGGCACATAATGTGAAGGCTTTGAGATGCCTTTACATGGGAGATGATGCTGCTGGCCAGCTCCTTATTTCTGAATCTCTTCCTAAAGTACTCATCTATCTTCATGTCAGTAAACCCTCTCacctctgtcaccatgttgaTGTACTCTGGAAGGATTTGACTGGCTGCCTCTGGCTTTGTGGTTATCCAGACGCTAGCAGTAGGGAACAGTTTCCCCATGATGAGGTTCGTTAGCAAAGCATCCACTGAAGACAGCTCGGTAACATCAGACAATATCTCGTTGTTGTGGAAATCTAACGGTAGTCGACACTCGTCCAGACCGTCAAGGATAAACACAATCTGGAGTTTGTCGAAGCTTCTTACTTCTTTGGTTTCAGCAAAGAATTGATGAAGAAGGTCCATCCAGCTGCACTGTCTCTCCTTCAGGAAATTCAGCTCTCGAAAAGTGAAAGGAAATACAAATTGAATATCATTTCTGAGCTTGTCTTCAGCCCAATCTAGCACAAACTTTCTTGTCAGGACAGTTTTGCCGGTACCAGAACCTCCTTTTGTCATCAGTGTTCTCAATGCTCCAGCTTGATCAGGTTTGGGTACAAGGACGTCTTCAATATTTATGGTTTGGTTGGAACATGTTGCACTTTGACCTTCAGGCACTTCTTTGGTCACACACAGTTCAGTGTAGGTCTCATTCTTTTGCATCTGTTTTCCAGATTCTGTGGCTTGCTCAAATAAATCATGGAATCTCTTCTGCAGGTTAGATTTAAGTTTATGCTGGCAATCGGACAGACTCTCTGAAATGAGAAAACATCTTAAGTTTTCAGTTGTTGCAGTAGACACACTCCTACTGAATATTTCCTGTGCTTACCTTGAGACATTGAGTTCAAGTTTGATAAGCGCTGCACCAAATCATTCTTTTGGATCAGCTTCAAAGTTTTCATGATCACCTCCACTGCATTTTTGTTGTGGGTATCTATGATCTCATCAACCGTGTCCATTCTGTCTGCATTCTCCAGCTGGCTCTTTGAGATTGCGGCAAAGCCATCCAGG of the Parambassis ranga chromosome 8, fParRan2.1, whole genome shotgun sequence genome contains:
- the LOC114439329 gene encoding beta-1,4 N-acetylgalactosaminyltransferase 2-like, which gives rise to MSSLKRSHLQILAAASVIFLLGIYFVIFSFPKELWIENPTSTSLRSSLPTHLSSPGPCTCPAGSVLLKDQVPKEQYEEVVERRAKEFQHYKNRSSSVLSRLLFALPNSPLQYPIQGYTVRPLSSALIPGLGLHAGRRSTYKVVLNVSKGTLTTEITAGGAAVKGAGEAELIIESSSLAVLNNLLAKVSYTSTAYHVNTGDLASFQFENHKAVFPIAIKQPHVPVLYDMGTDIASQVTITTKTFLRYAELKVLLSSIRQFYSDVKVIVADDSLKPEHLTGENIQQYIMPPAQGWFAGRNLAVSQVTTKYFLWVDDDFVFTDKTKIEKFVEVMEAVPELDVVGGSVQGNMFPFSLHYEEGDEMEGGCLYRRSNGRFHSLPGYPRCFLASGVVNFFLARTDAVLKVGFDPKLQRVAHSEFFMDGLGSLMVASCGDISIGHQPKMAKDKSNQYSHFRNPGRSDSEFKLQLHFFKNHLKCVKYG